One region of Prosthecobacter fusiformis genomic DNA includes:
- a CDS encoding NAD/NADP-dependent octopine/nopaline dehydrogenase family protein — MLPTLPFRKVAILGAGNGGRALAASLRMQGQPVTLWNRNWNHLQELRATGKIQLTGALEGVAEDIETTDNISVAVRDADLVMLVTTADAHRLVIEAAAPFLAADACIFLQPGRTGGAFEIRKVLNVLLPGHRIDICESQSLIFACRATSACEVRVIGIKECVPVAALPYSRTSEIVPRLRCLMPGMREAESLLHTSFENIGAIFHPAIVLFNAAAIERGEQFFFYQDISPLVSDFLLELDQERIKLGRCYGINLKSIFEWIVAAYPESSGDTLRERFRGNPAYHDITSPTQLHSRLLTEDLPTGLVPMVAFGELVGLEMPLMRSLVNIGSSLLKRDFWAEGRNLQSMDLQGLNVQDIIRAAS; from the coding sequence ATGCTCCCAACACTGCCTTTTCGGAAAGTGGCCATCCTCGGCGCTGGTAATGGAGGCCGTGCCCTCGCCGCCTCCCTCCGGATGCAAGGACAGCCAGTCACACTCTGGAACAGGAACTGGAACCATTTACAGGAGCTCCGCGCAACCGGGAAAATACAACTCACAGGCGCCCTCGAAGGCGTGGCAGAAGATATAGAGACGACTGACAATATCTCTGTAGCTGTACGTGATGCGGATTTAGTGATGCTGGTGACGACAGCGGATGCTCACCGTTTAGTAATTGAGGCTGCTGCGCCTTTTCTCGCTGCGGATGCGTGTATCTTTCTACAACCAGGACGCACGGGGGGGGCTTTCGAGATTCGGAAGGTCTTAAACGTTCTTTTGCCCGGCCATCGCATCGATATCTGCGAAAGCCAGAGCTTAATCTTCGCCTGCCGGGCCACAAGTGCATGCGAAGTGCGCGTGATCGGTATTAAAGAATGTGTCCCCGTGGCGGCATTGCCTTACTCACGAACCTCGGAAATCGTTCCCAGACTACGGTGCCTTATGCCGGGAATGAGGGAGGCTGAAAGTCTGCTTCATACCAGTTTCGAAAATATTGGTGCCATTTTCCATCCGGCCATTGTTTTATTCAATGCTGCTGCCATTGAGCGGGGTGAACAGTTTTTCTTTTATCAAGACATATCCCCCCTCGTCTCGGACTTTCTCTTGGAGCTGGATCAAGAGCGCATCAAGCTCGGCCGATGCTATGGGATAAATCTCAAGTCTATTTTTGAATGGATTGTCGCCGCTTACCCTGAAAGCTCGGGGGATACCTTACGCGAGCGCTTTCGTGGAAATCCAGCTTATCATGACATCACCTCCCCCACACAACTTCACAGCCGGCTATTGACGGAGGATCTTCCGACAGGACTTGTCCCCATGGTGGCATTTGGGGAACTCGTCGGGCTGGAAATGCCGCTCATGCGCAGCCTAGTCAATATTGGCTCCAGTCTTCTAAAGCGTGACTTTTGGGCTGAAGGACGCAACCTGCAGAGCATGGATTTGCAGGGGCTCAATGTACAGGACATTATACGAGCGGCCAGTTAA
- a CDS encoding cysteine desulfurase family protein → MIDLDANATTQPDPAVIEAMLPFLTQHYGNPSAAHAAGRRARRAVDAARQQVAVLIGAEPQEIVFTSGATESISSVHLSAYQTGREHPLLIISAVEHAATQACAERWKAQGGRVKIIPVFPNGLVNLEALESALEPGKTALVSLLWANNETGVVQPMAEVVSMAHAAGALVHADAVQMGGKLPVDVRKVGMDYLSMSGHKMHGPKGIGILFVNRHAPFHPLIIGGGQEYERRSGTENVPGIVAMGKAAELAQQHVQSPESQTSMARLRDHLEQMLQEALPEIVIHGREVLRLPNTSSVYFPGVDAAGLIIRLDQKGIACSGGSACHSASLHPSHVLEAMGYDARHAGSTVRFSLSRLTTNSEVEKAGGEIIAAVHHLRAQWDPEVVVTMA, encoded by the coding sequence ATGATTGACCTCGACGCAAATGCTACGACCCAGCCGGATCCGGCGGTGATTGAGGCGATGCTGCCGTTTCTGACTCAGCATTATGGAAACCCATCGGCTGCCCATGCGGCAGGACGGCGGGCAAGGCGGGCGGTGGATGCGGCACGGCAGCAGGTGGCAGTATTGATCGGAGCGGAGCCGCAGGAAATCGTCTTCACCAGCGGCGCAACGGAGAGCATCAGCAGTGTGCACCTTTCAGCCTATCAAACGGGGCGTGAGCATCCCCTGTTGATCATCAGTGCAGTAGAACATGCAGCGACACAGGCCTGTGCAGAGCGATGGAAAGCACAAGGGGGGCGTGTGAAAATCATCCCCGTTTTTCCCAATGGGCTAGTGAATCTGGAGGCGCTAGAAAGTGCCCTGGAACCAGGGAAGACGGCGCTGGTCTCCCTACTGTGGGCCAACAATGAAACGGGGGTGGTGCAGCCGATGGCTGAGGTGGTATCCATGGCTCATGCAGCCGGGGCGCTGGTGCATGCGGATGCCGTGCAGATGGGTGGAAAACTGCCCGTGGATGTGCGCAAGGTAGGGATGGACTACCTGAGCATGAGCGGACACAAAATGCATGGGCCGAAGGGCATCGGCATATTGTTTGTGAATCGCCATGCACCATTCCATCCGCTGATCATCGGCGGGGGACAAGAATATGAGCGGCGCAGCGGAACAGAGAATGTGCCGGGAATCGTGGCTATGGGCAAGGCGGCGGAACTGGCACAACAACACGTGCAGTCACCAGAAAGTCAGACAAGCATGGCACGGCTGAGGGATCACCTGGAGCAGATGCTACAGGAAGCTTTGCCTGAAATTGTCATCCATGGCCGGGAGGTCCTGCGGCTGCCTAATACATCCTCCGTCTATTTTCCAGGCGTGGATGCGGCGGGGCTGATCATACGGCTGGATCAAAAAGGTATCGCATGCTCGGGAGGGTCGGCATGCCACAGCGCATCGCTGCATCCCTCCCACGTGCTGGAGGCGATGGGGTATGATGCAAGGCATGCAGGCAGCACGGTACGTTTTTCATTATCCCGCCTAACAACAAATAGTGAGGTAGAAAAAGCTGGAGGGGAAATCATCGCAGCGGTGCACCATCTGCGGGCGCAGTGGGACCCGGAAGTGGTGGTAACGATGGCTTGA
- a CDS encoding M3 family metallopeptidase codes for MAQPFLTQDFHIRWSTLDTASIQADIQTALDGAEGNINRLVDQDRGKMSFDTVVLALDESTRALNEAWGLVQHLDALCNSPALREAHNAMLPLVSSFFAKIPLNEHLWDLLETYSKTEEARDLPPIRKRALKETMESFIQAGANLPPEKKTRLEELESELSQATQKYSENVLDSTNKWELIISDVERLKGMPASAIEAARAEAVAKGLGTPEEPYYRITLKAPSMIPVMEYAEDESLRKAVWEGSASIGRGGDHDNTELIWKILRLRHEKAQLMGKSNFADHVLQQRMAKSGQGALNFIENLHAKVKGGFDRETIQLQEYRADAVGQAADLLQPWEVGFWAEKQRKAEYDFDEEELRPYFPLDRVLGGMFRLAEMVFDLRIVGRDVVHYPAGETGPASTQPGELGPVEVWHPDVKFYEVRNEKGVHIGSFFADWHPRDSKRGGAWMNYLKGGVPPSGDRDRRLHLGLICGNMTPPVDGKPALLTHDEVCTVFHEFGHLLHQLLGNVEIPSLNGVNVYWDFVELPSQIMENFCWERESLDLFARHHETGEPIPARLLKKVLAAKNYRSASDIMRQLSFGKLDLELHMHHATEEGADLDQLSRQLLKPYLMPLKTETPSMARRFGHLFSSPVGYAAGYYSYKWAEVLDADAFTRFQNEGVLNPKVGREFRDKVLSKGNSEDPAKLFRDFMGRDPDPMALLIRAALT; via the coding sequence ATGGCCCAACCGTTTCTCACCCAGGACTTTCACATCCGCTGGTCCACTCTGGATACAGCAAGCATTCAGGCAGACATCCAAACCGCTCTGGATGGGGCGGAGGGAAACATCAACCGCCTGGTGGATCAGGACCGGGGTAAGATGAGCTTCGACACAGTGGTGCTGGCGCTGGATGAGTCCACCCGCGCACTCAATGAGGCATGGGGCTTGGTGCAACATCTGGATGCGCTGTGCAATTCCCCTGCCCTGCGTGAGGCGCACAATGCGATGCTGCCTCTGGTGAGTTCATTCTTTGCCAAAATCCCGCTCAATGAACATCTGTGGGATCTGCTGGAAACTTATAGCAAGACGGAGGAGGCCAGAGACCTGCCGCCAATACGCAAACGAGCGCTGAAGGAGACGATGGAAAGTTTTATCCAGGCCGGTGCCAACCTGCCGCCGGAGAAAAAGACGCGTCTGGAGGAGCTGGAATCTGAGCTTTCTCAGGCTACGCAGAAGTATTCGGAGAATGTGCTGGATTCCACCAACAAGTGGGAGCTGATCATCTCCGATGTGGAGCGATTGAAAGGGATGCCAGCCTCCGCTATTGAGGCGGCACGGGCAGAGGCAGTGGCGAAGGGGCTGGGCACGCCTGAGGAGCCGTATTACCGCATCACACTGAAGGCTCCCTCCATGATCCCGGTGATGGAGTATGCGGAAGATGAATCCCTGCGCAAAGCGGTGTGGGAAGGATCTGCAAGCATCGGGCGTGGTGGTGACCACGACAACACGGAGCTCATCTGGAAAATCCTGCGGCTGCGGCATGAAAAGGCGCAGTTGATGGGCAAGAGCAATTTTGCGGATCATGTGCTGCAACAACGCATGGCCAAGAGCGGCCAGGGCGCACTGAATTTCATCGAGAACCTGCACGCAAAGGTGAAGGGCGGATTCGACCGTGAGACGATCCAGTTGCAAGAGTACCGGGCGGATGCCGTGGGGCAGGCTGCGGATCTTTTGCAGCCTTGGGAGGTCGGTTTCTGGGCGGAAAAGCAGCGCAAGGCAGAGTATGATTTTGATGAGGAGGAATTGCGCCCCTACTTCCCGCTGGACCGTGTGCTGGGCGGGATGTTCAGGCTGGCGGAGATGGTTTTTGACCTGCGCATTGTGGGCCGGGATGTGGTGCACTATCCTGCGGGTGAAACTGGTCCGGCAAGTACGCAGCCGGGTGAGCTGGGGCCTGTGGAGGTCTGGCATCCGGATGTGAAGTTTTATGAAGTGCGCAATGAAAAGGGAGTGCACATCGGCTCCTTCTTTGCCGACTGGCATCCGCGTGATTCGAAGCGCGGGGGTGCGTGGATGAACTACTTGAAGGGCGGCGTGCCGCCGAGCGGTGACCGTGACCGGAGGCTGCATCTGGGCCTAATCTGCGGAAATATGACCCCACCTGTGGACGGCAAGCCTGCGCTGCTGACGCATGACGAGGTATGCACGGTGTTCCATGAATTTGGCCACTTGCTGCATCAATTGTTAGGCAATGTGGAGATCCCTTCCCTGAACGGGGTGAATGTTTACTGGGACTTCGTGGAGCTGCCTTCGCAGATCATGGAAAACTTCTGCTGGGAGCGGGAGAGCCTGGATCTTTTTGCGCGCCATCACGAGACGGGTGAACCGATCCCGGCGCGGCTGCTGAAAAAAGTGCTGGCTGCGAAGAACTACCGCAGTGCGAGCGACATCATGCGCCAGCTATCCTTTGGCAAGCTGGACCTGGAACTGCACATGCATCATGCGACTGAGGAGGGAGCGGACCTGGACCAGCTCTCGCGCCAGCTTTTGAAACCGTATCTGATGCCACTGAAGACGGAGACGCCATCCATGGCACGGCGGTTCGGCCACCTGTTCAGCAGCCCGGTCGGTTATGCAGCGGGTTATTACAGCTACAAATGGGCGGAGGTGCTGGATGCGGATGCTTTTACCCGCTTCCAGAATGAAGGTGTACTGAACCCGAAAGTGGGCCGTGAATTCCGTGACAAGGTTCTGAGCAAAGGCAACTCCGAGGATCCCGCGAAGCTGTTCCGTGATTTCATGGGCCGTGACCCGGACCCGATGGCGCTGCTGATCCGTGCGGCGCTGACGTGA
- the recO gene encoding DNA repair protein RecO codes for MEKTEAILIGRMRYSETTLIVQWCSAEQGLFRTIAKGALRPKSVFAGLLDLFVSADISYTHARKSDLHTLVEAHWQNPRLGLRSSYGRVLAATYLVKLISLVVEPHAPLPAIHELLIKALDYLNEKDPSRAFMERFELRLAEDLGLVGQGGAAGSQAAHAIEESFHKRLPVQRRQLLTWIEQRPG; via the coding sequence ATGGAGAAGACGGAGGCCATCCTGATCGGGCGCATGCGCTACTCGGAGACGACGCTGATCGTCCAGTGGTGCAGTGCGGAGCAGGGTCTTTTCCGGACGATCGCGAAAGGTGCACTGCGGCCGAAATCGGTGTTTGCAGGGCTGCTGGATTTGTTCGTCTCGGCAGACATCAGTTATACTCATGCGCGCAAGAGTGACCTACATACGCTGGTGGAGGCACACTGGCAGAACCCGAGACTGGGCCTGCGGAGCAGCTATGGACGGGTGCTAGCGGCGACTTATCTGGTGAAGCTGATCTCCTTGGTTGTAGAGCCGCATGCACCGCTGCCCGCGATCCATGAGTTGCTGATCAAAGCACTGGACTACCTGAATGAGAAGGATCCCAGCCGGGCCTTTATGGAGCGTTTTGAACTGCGGCTGGCGGAGGATCTGGGGCTGGTGGGCCAAGGTGGCGCGGCGGGGAGCCAAGCGGCGCATGCCATTGAGGAGAGCTTCCACAAACGGCTGCCCGTACAGCGGAGGCAATTGCTGACTTGGATCGAGCAGCGTCCTGGGTAA
- a CDS encoding lipocalin family protein, with the protein MKQPPVKTVSHVDLKRYMGDWYVFAHIPYSLEKGKVGTLDRYAMRPDGKMDNIFLFRRKTLEAPLEQWKGTAWVHNKETNAEWRVQFIWPLRAKYLITDLDPDYQWSVIGYPNRKLAWVLSRKPILDEATYQGILKRLEAQGFEPNKLVKVPQNLH; encoded by the coding sequence ATGAAACAGCCACCCGTAAAAACCGTCTCTCATGTAGATCTTAAACGTTACATGGGGGACTGGTATGTCTTTGCCCATATTCCCTACTCGCTCGAAAAAGGCAAAGTGGGCACGCTGGATCGATATGCCATGAGGCCTGATGGGAAGATGGACAACATATTCCTATTCCGGCGCAAGACGCTGGAGGCTCCGCTGGAGCAGTGGAAAGGTACGGCCTGGGTGCATAACAAGGAAACCAATGCGGAGTGGCGGGTGCAGTTTATCTGGCCACTGCGGGCCAAGTACCTGATCACCGACCTGGACCCGGACTATCAATGGAGCGTTATTGGTTATCCTAACCGCAAGCTCGCCTGGGTGCTCAGCCGTAAACCGATCTTGGATGAGGCGACCTATCAAGGCATCCTCAAACGGCTGGAGGCACAGGGTTTCGAACCGAACAAGCTGGTCAAAGTCCCGCAAAATCTACATTGA
- a CDS encoding protein adenylyltransferase SelO: MPDPQSSKNDAGWHLQNTYSRLPGLLHVSASPVPVKRPALKVFNHELARELELNGSALDTQEGAEIFAGNRIPGGAEPLAQAYAGHQFGHFTTLGDGRAILLGEQLTSVGERYDIQLKGSGITPFSRRGDGRAALGPMLREYIISEAMHGLGIPTTRSLAVTTTGEAVYRPQPLPGAVLTRVAASHIRVGTFEWAAAHGDTAAVKALTDYTIARHYPEVVGSAEPYLAFLKAAIDRQAALIAKWLQVGFIHGVMNTDNMALSGETIDYGPCAFMDVYDPATVFSSIDRQGRYAYGNQPSIAKWNLARFAEALLPLLHADEEKSVELANEAIESFGRIYEQYWLDGRRKKLGLHTQEDGDRALIQRLLNWMKDAKADYTLTFRSLSADTPLPMDAPFQIWHGEWRARLARQPQSMSEVVTLMQAHNPAFIPRNHKVEEALAAAVERDDLSVMERLLSILKKPYDYSVDAPEYSAPLDAGADGYQTFCGT, translated from the coding sequence ATGCCCGATCCCCAATCCTCAAAGAACGATGCTGGCTGGCATCTGCAAAACACTTATTCCCGGCTGCCGGGGCTTCTTCACGTAAGCGCCAGCCCGGTGCCAGTGAAGAGACCCGCACTCAAGGTCTTCAACCATGAACTGGCGCGGGAACTGGAACTGAATGGATCGGCGCTGGACACGCAGGAGGGAGCGGAGATCTTTGCGGGCAACCGTATTCCGGGTGGAGCTGAACCCTTAGCCCAGGCCTATGCAGGACATCAATTCGGCCACTTCACTACGCTGGGAGACGGGCGTGCGATCTTGCTGGGCGAGCAGCTAACGTCCGTTGGAGAACGGTATGACATCCAGCTCAAGGGATCTGGCATAACACCGTTTTCACGCCGGGGTGATGGGCGCGCAGCCCTGGGGCCGATGCTGCGGGAATACATCATCAGTGAGGCGATGCATGGGCTGGGCATACCGACGACGCGGAGCCTGGCGGTCACCACCACTGGAGAGGCGGTCTATAGGCCTCAACCACTGCCTGGGGCGGTGCTCACCCGCGTGGCCGCAAGCCATATCCGAGTGGGGACCTTTGAGTGGGCAGCGGCCCATGGGGATACGGCTGCCGTGAAGGCCCTGACAGACTATACCATCGCCCGTCACTATCCAGAGGTGGTCGGGAGTGCTGAACCGTATCTGGCATTCCTCAAAGCGGCGATAGACCGGCAGGCGGCGCTCATCGCGAAGTGGCTACAGGTTGGCTTCATTCATGGGGTGATGAATACGGACAACATGGCGCTCTCCGGCGAGACCATCGACTATGGTCCCTGCGCCTTCATGGATGTTTATGATCCGGCGACGGTATTCAGTTCCATCGATCGGCAAGGACGCTATGCATATGGTAATCAGCCTTCGATCGCCAAATGGAATCTGGCTCGTTTTGCAGAAGCGCTGCTGCCACTGCTTCATGCTGATGAAGAGAAGTCCGTGGAGCTTGCGAATGAGGCCATCGAAAGCTTTGGCAGAATTTATGAGCAATATTGGTTAGATGGGAGGCGAAAAAAGCTCGGTTTGCATACCCAGGAGGACGGAGACCGGGCCTTGATACAAAGACTGCTGAACTGGATGAAGGATGCCAAGGCAGACTATACCCTGACATTCCGAAGTCTGTCAGCGGACACCCCCCTGCCGATGGATGCACCTTTTCAAATCTGGCACGGAGAATGGCGGGCGCGGCTGGCACGTCAGCCGCAGTCCATGAGTGAAGTCGTGACTTTAATGCAGGCTCACAATCCGGCCTTTATTCCGCGCAATCACAAGGTGGAAGAGGCACTGGCTGCGGCAGTAGAAAGAGATGACTTATCCGTGATGGAGCGGCTTTTAAGCATCCTGAAGAAGCCCTATGATTATAGCGTGGATGCACCTGAATACAGTGCCCCTCTAGACGCAGGCGCGGACGGATACCAGACGTTTTGCGGGACTTAG
- the clpB gene encoding ATP-dependent chaperone ClpB: MSPEKFTVKLQEAFNASQSVATRYGHQEVKAAHLLTALLDQEGGITSPLFEKASVNPDAFSSFESQLANLLSRQPKVSGATGSLYLSGEFRDLMTKAEDEQKKLKDDFLSVEHILLALFKTKTDVSDLLKQAGLTYDTVSKTLATVRGSQRVVDQDPEGKYQTLEKYGTDLTARAKQGKIDPVIGRDEEIRRVMQVLSRRTKNNPVLIGEPGVGKTAIAEGLARRIVAGDVPDSLKGKRLISMDLGGMMAGAKFRGEFEERLKAFLKEVTSSEGEIILFIDELHTIVGAGKAEGAMDAGNLLKPQLARGELRCIGATTLDEYHKYIEKDPALERRFQPVLVGEPSVEDTIAILRGLKERYEVHHGVRIQDGAIIAAATLSNRYITDRFLPDKAIDLVDEAASRIKIELDSMPTEIDVIERQIMQGEMERQVLKKEKDPASKARLEKLEKEIADQKEQSAALKAQWLKEKETVDAGRKVKEEIDRLRTELEQAQRRGDFGRAGEIQYGLIPDLEKKLQHESLTEATEKPKSQPTLLREEVTEDDIARVVANWTGIPVSRLQEGERSKLVKMEDRLADRVIGQRDAIVAVSNAVRRARAGIQDENRPIGSFLFLGPTGVGKTELCKALAEFLFDDENAMTRIDMSEYMEKHSVSRLIGAPPGYVGYDEGGQLTEAVRRRPYSVVLFDEVEKAHPDVFNSLLQVLDDGRITDGQGRTVDFKNTVIIMTSNIGSSAIQDVTNAEQRDALVRESLKQFFRPEFLNRIDEIVIFDRLDAGQLDKIVKIQLQRVITRLAKQNIHLTVTDDATRYLADAGFDPVFGARPLKRAIQKHLLDPLSMAVLEGGFKDGDQITATMNNGRVEFLKA; this comes from the coding sequence ATGTCCCCTGAAAAATTCACCGTCAAACTCCAGGAAGCTTTCAATGCCTCCCAATCCGTGGCCACCCGTTATGGTCACCAGGAGGTCAAGGCCGCTCATCTCCTCACTGCGCTCCTTGACCAGGAAGGAGGCATTACATCGCCTCTCTTTGAGAAGGCATCCGTAAATCCAGATGCTTTTTCAAGCTTCGAGTCCCAGCTCGCCAATCTCCTTTCGCGCCAACCAAAGGTCAGCGGTGCCACTGGCAGTCTCTACCTTTCCGGCGAATTCCGTGACTTGATGACCAAGGCTGAGGACGAGCAGAAGAAACTCAAAGACGACTTTCTCAGCGTCGAGCACATCCTCCTCGCTCTTTTCAAAACGAAGACTGACGTCAGCGACCTGCTCAAGCAGGCTGGCCTAACTTATGATACGGTTTCCAAAACGCTCGCCACCGTCAGAGGTAGCCAGCGCGTCGTGGACCAGGACCCTGAAGGCAAATACCAGACTTTGGAAAAATATGGCACCGACCTCACCGCCCGTGCTAAACAGGGAAAGATTGACCCCGTCATCGGCCGTGATGAAGAGATCCGCCGGGTCATGCAGGTGCTCAGCCGCCGCACCAAAAACAACCCGGTGCTCATTGGTGAGCCCGGCGTCGGCAAGACCGCCATTGCTGAAGGTCTAGCCCGTCGCATTGTGGCCGGTGATGTGCCGGATTCCCTCAAGGGCAAGCGCCTGATCAGCATGGACCTGGGCGGGATGATGGCCGGGGCCAAGTTCCGTGGGGAATTCGAAGAGCGCCTCAAAGCCTTCCTCAAAGAAGTCACCAGCAGCGAGGGGGAAATCATCCTCTTTATTGATGAGCTCCACACCATCGTCGGTGCAGGCAAGGCTGAAGGTGCCATGGACGCAGGCAACCTGCTGAAGCCCCAGCTCGCCCGTGGTGAACTCCGCTGCATTGGTGCCACCACTCTGGACGAGTACCACAAATACATCGAGAAAGACCCGGCCCTCGAACGCCGCTTCCAACCAGTTCTTGTGGGCGAGCCCAGCGTCGAGGACACCATCGCCATCCTGCGAGGTTTAAAAGAACGTTATGAAGTGCACCACGGAGTGCGCATCCAGGACGGTGCCATCATCGCCGCAGCGACTCTAAGTAACCGTTACATCACCGACCGCTTCCTGCCCGACAAGGCCATCGACCTAGTTGATGAGGCTGCCAGCCGCATCAAGATTGAACTGGATTCCATGCCCACCGAGATTGACGTCATCGAGCGCCAGATCATGCAGGGCGAGATGGAGCGCCAGGTCCTTAAAAAGGAAAAGGATCCTGCCAGCAAAGCCCGGCTCGAAAAGCTCGAAAAAGAAATCGCGGATCAAAAGGAACAGTCTGCCGCCCTGAAAGCCCAATGGCTTAAGGAGAAAGAAACCGTGGATGCAGGTCGCAAGGTAAAGGAGGAGATCGACCGCCTACGCACGGAACTTGAGCAGGCACAACGTCGTGGCGACTTCGGTCGTGCGGGCGAGATCCAGTATGGGCTCATCCCTGATCTGGAGAAGAAGCTCCAGCACGAATCCCTCACTGAAGCCACCGAGAAGCCCAAGTCCCAGCCCACGTTGCTGCGCGAAGAAGTTACCGAGGACGACATCGCCCGCGTCGTCGCCAACTGGACCGGCATTCCGGTCTCACGTCTTCAAGAAGGCGAGCGCTCAAAGCTCGTTAAAATGGAAGACCGCTTGGCCGACCGTGTCATTGGCCAGCGCGATGCCATCGTTGCCGTCTCCAATGCCGTCCGCCGTGCCCGTGCTGGCATCCAGGATGAGAACCGCCCCATTGGTAGCTTCCTGTTCCTCGGCCCGACCGGTGTTGGTAAAACGGAGTTGTGCAAAGCCCTCGCTGAATTCCTATTCGATGATGAGAACGCCATGACCCGCATCGACATGAGCGAGTACATGGAGAAGCACAGCGTTAGCCGCCTCATTGGCGCGCCTCCCGGATACGTCGGTTATGATGAAGGTGGACAGCTCACGGAGGCCGTCCGCCGCCGCCCGTATAGCGTCGTGCTTTTTGATGAAGTGGAAAAGGCCCACCCGGATGTCTTCAACAGCCTGCTGCAAGTCCTTGATGATGGCCGCATCACCGACGGTCAAGGCCGCACGGTGGACTTCAAAAACACGGTCATCATCATGACTAGCAACATCGGCAGCAGCGCCATCCAGGATGTGACGAATGCCGAGCAGCGCGATGCCCTGGTGCGTGAATCGCTGAAGCAGTTCTTTCGCCCTGAGTTCCTCAACCGCATTGATGAGATCGTCATCTTCGACCGCCTCGATGCCGGGCAGCTCGACAAGATTGTTAAGATCCAGCTTCAGCGCGTTATCACCCGCCTAGCCAAACAGAACATCCATCTCACCGTCACCGACGATGCCACTCGCTACTTGGCAGACGCTGGTTTTGATCCCGTTTTCGGTGCTCGCCCGCTCAAGCGCGCTATTCAGAAGCACCTGCTTGATCCATTGAGCATGGCTGTATTGGAAGGCGGTTTCAAAGATGGCGACCAGATCACCGCCACCATGAATAACGGACGGGTGGAGTTCCTGAAGGCATAA
- a CDS encoding YHYH protein, with the protein MKRIWFLSSLLIPSLLAQNAQPEVTIREEGGKRVISSNGIPNHPTGDFPNEGNPNAIAPQKYEFRMTLRPKVGPQPTPSQRAFFGVAVNGVPFEPGTAEFWQRDPRSGWVAEAKSGQINLGLDGNEAHVQPNGAYHYHGLPTGLIAQLGGVESGKMLLLGWAADGFPIYASRSHQDPQDATSPVVSMRTSYRLKTGTRPGGNRGPGGEYDGYYTEDYEYVPGLGDLDECHGRFGVTPEYPEGIYHYCITDEFPYMGRLWKGEPDPSFEKQGGGPPGGGRGRRGGPGFGPPPGGGPPGMGPPGGRRPPGPGF; encoded by the coding sequence ATGAAACGAATTTGGTTCCTTTCGTCCCTCTTGATTCCCAGCTTATTGGCCCAAAATGCCCAGCCCGAAGTCACCATTCGAGAAGAAGGAGGAAAACGCGTCATCTCCTCCAACGGCATCCCCAATCATCCTACCGGAGATTTCCCCAATGAAGGCAATCCCAATGCCATCGCCCCACAAAAATACGAATTTCGTATGACCCTCCGGCCCAAAGTTGGCCCTCAACCCACTCCCTCACAACGTGCTTTTTTCGGCGTGGCGGTGAACGGAGTGCCTTTTGAACCAGGGACAGCCGAATTCTGGCAGCGCGATCCCCGCTCCGGCTGGGTGGCTGAAGCCAAGAGTGGCCAGATCAATCTCGGTCTGGATGGCAATGAGGCCCATGTGCAGCCCAATGGCGCCTATCATTATCATGGTCTTCCCACTGGTCTCATCGCTCAGCTTGGCGGTGTGGAATCCGGGAAAATGCTCCTCCTCGGTTGGGCTGCCGATGGTTTCCCGATCTATGCCAGCCGCAGTCATCAGGATCCACAGGATGCTACCAGCCCAGTCGTTTCGATGCGCACCAGCTACCGTCTGAAAACTGGCACTCGTCCGGGTGGCAATCGTGGCCCTGGTGGCGAATACGACGGTTATTATACCGAGGACTACGAATACGTCCCTGGGCTTGGCGACCTGGATGAATGCCACGGCCGTTTTGGTGTCACCCCCGAATACCCAGAAGGAATCTATCACTACTGCATCACCGATGAATTTCCCTATATGGGGCGGTTATGGAAAGGCGAGCCGGATCCTAGTTTTGAGAAGCAAGGCGGCGGTCCTCCAGGTGGCGGTCGTGGGCGTCGGGGTGGCCCTGGTTTCGGGCCTCCTCCCGGTGGCGGTCCCCCAGGCATGGGTCCTCCGGGTGGCCGCCGCCCTCCCGGTCCCGGCTTTTGA